Proteins encoded by one window of Nocardioides euryhalodurans:
- a CDS encoding low temperature requirement protein A, producing MSHVVPDLGHRRRRLSGRDPGEAHRSATPLELLYDLVFVVAFGQAANELAHYVAEDHVRTGVLGFAFAVFAISWAWISYSWFASAYDEDDWVCRLATMVQMVGVVILALGLPEVFASFEEGETLDNGVVVAGYVVMRVPMAFQWLRASRHDPERRPAHLTYFWTIIVAQVGWTALVFLSLPIGTTFLCASVLYALELAGPLVAQRLKGGTPWHPHHIAERYGLLVIITLGEGIIGTVATLSAVVHGPEGWSTDAALVLLAGVGLTFGLWWMYFTIPSGHALALRRDRVFFWGYGHIAIFGALAAVGAGLHVAAYYLEHHTEIGAVGTVLSVAVPLAVFVVMLYATWTALLRRRDPFHLALLAGTATVLVLAVVLAQAGVSMAWCLVVLALAPVVTVVGYETVGHRHQEAALTRLKQSL from the coding sequence GTGAGCCACGTCGTCCCGGACCTGGGGCACCGCCGTCGCCGGCTGAGCGGCCGCGACCCCGGCGAAGCACACCGCAGCGCCACGCCTCTCGAGCTCCTCTACGACCTCGTCTTCGTCGTCGCCTTCGGCCAGGCCGCCAACGAGCTCGCCCACTACGTCGCCGAGGACCACGTGAGGACCGGCGTGCTCGGCTTCGCCTTCGCCGTCTTCGCGATCTCGTGGGCGTGGATCAGCTACAGCTGGTTCGCGTCGGCCTACGACGAGGACGACTGGGTCTGCCGGCTGGCCACGATGGTGCAGATGGTCGGCGTCGTGATCCTCGCGCTCGGCCTGCCCGAGGTGTTCGCGTCGTTCGAGGAGGGCGAGACCCTCGACAACGGCGTGGTCGTCGCGGGCTACGTCGTGATGCGGGTGCCGATGGCCTTCCAGTGGCTGCGCGCGTCCCGCCACGACCCGGAACGGCGACCGGCGCACCTCACGTACTTCTGGACGATCATCGTCGCGCAGGTCGGCTGGACCGCGCTGGTCTTCCTCTCGCTCCCGATCGGCACCACGTTCCTGTGCGCGAGCGTGCTCTACGCACTCGAGCTCGCCGGCCCGCTCGTCGCGCAGCGTCTCAAGGGCGGCACGCCGTGGCACCCCCACCACATCGCCGAGCGCTACGGACTGCTGGTGATCATCACGCTCGGCGAGGGGATCATCGGCACGGTCGCGACGCTGTCGGCCGTCGTCCACGGACCCGAGGGTTGGAGCACCGACGCGGCGCTGGTCCTCCTCGCGGGCGTCGGTCTCACCTTCGGGTTGTGGTGGATGTACTTCACGATCCCCTCGGGGCACGCCCTCGCGCTGCGGCGCGACCGGGTCTTCTTCTGGGGCTACGGCCACATCGCGATCTTCGGGGCGCTCGCGGCGGTCGGCGCCGGGCTGCACGTCGCGGCGTACTACCTCGAGCACCACACGGAGATCGGCGCGGTCGGCACGGTGCTCAGCGTCGCCGTCCCTCTCGCGGTGTTCGTGGTGATGCTGTACGCCACGTGGACCGCGCTGCTGCGCCGCCGCGACCCCTTCCACCTGGCGCTCCTCGCCGGCACGGCGACCGTGCTGGTCCTGGCCGTGGTGCTCGCGCAGGCCGGGGTGTCGATGGCGTGGTGCCTGGTCGTGCTCGCGCTCGCCCCGGTCGTCACGGTCGTGGGTTACGAGACCGTGGGCCACCGGCACCAGGAGGCGGCGCTGACGCGGCTGAAGCAGTCGCTCTGA
- a CDS encoding ATP-grasp domain-containing protein yields the protein MTRIGVATAAEVPDLDDEGQLLLAALRARGVVADPVVWDDADVGWPDLDVVVVRSTWDYHSRPEEFLAWADRVSSVTRLLNPAEVLRWNTDKRYLAELERAGIPIVPTQFLAPGAGPAHRYEGVEHVVKPVVSAGSRDTLRLGADDVSRSHEHAVRLLDAGRGVMVQPYLHEVDEHGETAMLYLDGEFSHAMRKGPLLTPGMGLVEGLFAEEEMSLRDPSAAERALADAVLAAMPERFSADLLYARVDLLPSPAGPLLLELELTEPSLFLDHHPPSVDVLAEAIVGRALAPRR from the coding sequence ATGACGCGGATCGGAGTGGCCACGGCGGCCGAGGTGCCCGACCTCGACGACGAGGGGCAGCTGCTGCTGGCGGCGCTGCGCGCGCGGGGCGTCGTGGCCGACCCGGTCGTGTGGGACGACGCCGACGTCGGCTGGCCGGACCTCGACGTGGTCGTGGTCCGCTCCACCTGGGACTACCACTCCCGCCCCGAGGAGTTCCTGGCCTGGGCCGACCGGGTGTCGTCGGTGACGCGGCTGCTCAACCCGGCCGAGGTGCTGCGGTGGAACACCGACAAGCGCTACCTCGCCGAGCTGGAGCGGGCAGGGATCCCGATCGTCCCGACCCAGTTCCTCGCCCCCGGCGCCGGACCGGCCCATCGCTACGAGGGCGTGGAGCACGTCGTGAAGCCGGTCGTCTCGGCCGGCTCACGCGACACGTTGCGCCTCGGCGCGGACGACGTGTCCCGCTCCCACGAGCATGCCGTGCGGCTGCTCGACGCGGGCCGCGGCGTGATGGTGCAGCCGTACCTCCATGAGGTCGACGAGCACGGCGAGACCGCGATGCTCTACCTCGACGGCGAGTTCTCCCACGCGATGCGCAAGGGCCCGCTCCTCACCCCCGGCATGGGACTCGTCGAGGGACTCTTCGCCGAGGAGGAGATGTCGCTGCGCGACCCCTCGGCCGCCGAACGCGCCCTCGCGGACGCCGTGCTCGCTGCGATGCCCGAGCGCTTCTCGGCCGACCTGCTCTACGCCCGCGTCGACCTGCTCCCCTCCCCCGCCGGGCCGCTGCTGCTGGAGCTCGAGCTGACCGAGCCCTCGCTCTTCCTCGACCACCACCCGCCGTCGGTCGACGTGCTCGCCGAGGCGATCGTGGGCCGGGCGCTCGCACCTCGGCGATAG
- a CDS encoding GlsB/YeaQ/YmgE family stress response membrane protein — protein sequence MVGFLVAGLVIGALARLVKPGKQDLGILATLGLGLVGSLIGGSIAQFFGTGSIWELNVIGFVLAVVASVLLIGVAESVAGKSRTSA from the coding sequence ATGGTCGGATTCCTCGTCGCCGGGCTCGTCATCGGCGCCCTCGCTCGTCTCGTCAAGCCCGGCAAGCAGGACCTCGGGATCCTCGCGACCCTCGGCCTCGGCCTGGTCGGTTCGCTGATCGGCGGTTCCATCGCCCAGTTCTTCGGGACCGGGTCCATCTGGGAGCTCAACGTCATCGGCTTCGTCCTGGCCGTCGTGGCGTCCGTGCTGCTGATCGGCGTCGCTGAGTCGGTGGCCGGAAAGAGCAGGACCAGCGCCTGA
- a CDS encoding VOC family protein, which translates to MPSVRTHLWFGNDKAVEAATFYAEHIPDSAVRKVFTARTDPDNAVAEVVEFTVAGHEVVGLNAGPELQLDEAFSFYLGVEGQDEVDHYWELLTADGGEPGPCGWCKDKFGVSWQVIPRELEELSGDYSTPANQRVCQAMLTMHKIDVAALRAAYDGS; encoded by the coding sequence ATGCCATCCGTACGCACGCACCTGTGGTTCGGGAACGACAAGGCCGTCGAGGCGGCGACCTTCTATGCCGAGCACATCCCGGACTCCGCGGTCAGGAAGGTCTTCACGGCCCGCACCGACCCCGACAACGCCGTCGCGGAGGTCGTCGAGTTCACCGTCGCCGGTCACGAGGTGGTCGGGCTCAACGCGGGGCCAGAGCTCCAGCTCGACGAGGCGTTCTCCTTCTACCTCGGCGTCGAGGGTCAGGACGAGGTCGACCACTACTGGGAGCTCCTGACCGCCGACGGCGGCGAGCCGGGTCCGTGCGGGTGGTGCAAGGACAAGTTCGGCGTCTCGTGGCAGGTCATCCCGCGCGAGCTCGAGGAGCTGTCCGGCGACTACTCGACACCGGCCAACCAACGCGTCTGCCAAGCGATGCTGACGATGCACAAGATCGACGTCGCGGCGCTTCGGGCCGCGTACGACGGCAGCTGA
- a CDS encoding class I SAM-dependent methyltransferase has product MTTQTAPAPDATITPQAQAGQMLQLVAGHMGVRTVETGLASGLVAALAAAPGSTADELAETLGLDDFYVAVWARGAFAAGVLERDGDGFRLAPHLDTLLLDTTSPAYVGGLFPLVLQPEIFDRFAANLATGERMWWDETSPDWIAGVGQTGRPFYTRLVPGGLAQIPGLVERLEAGVRVVDTACGAGAGVVRLATTYPASEVVGVDGDAHSIDRASKLVAEAGLSDRVELVTSPLEDFVLDEPATVVINNISMHECRDIDRVAERVKAALEPGGWFVISDFPFPDTDEGLQSVPGRVMSGIQVFEAQIDDQLLPRAAYDDLLARHGFTDIGHVSITPMHAVTWGRRPA; this is encoded by the coding sequence ATGACCACACAGACCGCACCCGCACCGGACGCGACCATCACGCCGCAGGCCCAGGCAGGGCAGATGCTGCAGCTCGTCGCCGGCCACATGGGTGTCCGCACCGTCGAGACGGGACTGGCCTCCGGGCTCGTCGCCGCCCTCGCGGCCGCACCCGGCAGCACCGCCGACGAGCTCGCCGAGACCCTCGGTCTCGACGACTTCTACGTGGCCGTCTGGGCGCGCGGTGCCTTCGCGGCCGGGGTGCTCGAACGCGACGGGGACGGCTTCCGGCTGGCGCCGCACCTGGACACGCTGCTGCTCGACACCACGTCCCCGGCGTACGTCGGCGGGTTGTTCCCGCTGGTGCTGCAGCCGGAGATCTTCGACCGCTTCGCCGCCAACCTCGCCACCGGCGAGCGGATGTGGTGGGACGAGACCAGCCCCGACTGGATCGCCGGCGTCGGCCAGACCGGCCGGCCGTTCTACACCCGGCTCGTCCCCGGCGGGCTCGCGCAGATCCCGGGGCTCGTCGAGCGGCTCGAGGCCGGAGTCCGGGTCGTCGACACCGCGTGCGGGGCGGGCGCGGGGGTCGTCCGGCTCGCGACGACGTACCCCGCCTCCGAGGTGGTCGGCGTCGACGGCGACGCCCACTCGATCGACCGGGCCAGCAAGCTGGTCGCCGAGGCCGGGCTGTCGGACCGGGTCGAGCTGGTGACCAGCCCGCTCGAGGACTTCGTGCTCGACGAGCCGGCCACGGTCGTCATCAACAACATCTCGATGCACGAGTGCCGCGACATCGACCGCGTCGCCGAGCGGGTCAAGGCCGCGCTCGAGCCGGGCGGCTGGTTCGTGATCTCGGACTTCCCGTTCCCGGACACCGACGAGGGACTGCAGTCGGTCCCGGGCCGGGTGATGAGCGGGATCCAGGTCTTCGAGGCCCAGATCGACGACCAGCTGCTGCCGCGGGCGGCGTACGACGACCTGCTGGCGCGTCACGGCTTCACCGACATCGGCCACGTCTCGATCACGCCGATGCACGCGGTGACCTGGGGCCGGCGCCCGGCCTGA
- a CDS encoding NAD(P)-dependent oxidoreductase — translation MKVLVVGASRGTGAELVSELVERGHLVTAYSRHGGADDDQVRQVAADVLDREALGKAMIGQDAVVVTLGIPENPFRVRLTRRASSPLDVRSRGTRAVVEAMQEHGVRRLVVQSTYGIGETYAQLPLALKAFFTLAIRPQVDDHELQEHLVRESGLAWTIVRPTVLHDDPTEEPAYVGTDDHAPTMRVSRRQVARVEADALERRELRGQVLTVTAAATA, via the coding sequence ATGAAGGTGCTGGTGGTGGGAGCGAGCAGGGGGACAGGCGCGGAGCTGGTCAGCGAGCTGGTCGAGCGTGGACACCTGGTGACCGCGTACTCGCGCCACGGAGGTGCGGACGACGACCAGGTACGTCAGGTCGCCGCCGACGTGCTCGACCGGGAGGCGCTCGGCAAGGCGATGATCGGACAGGATGCGGTGGTCGTGACGCTCGGGATCCCGGAGAACCCCTTCCGGGTCAGGCTCACCCGCCGCGCGAGCTCTCCCCTCGACGTCCGCTCCCGGGGCACCCGGGCCGTGGTCGAGGCCATGCAGGAGCACGGCGTGCGGCGGCTGGTCGTGCAGTCGACGTACGGGATCGGCGAGACGTACGCACAGCTGCCGCTGGCGTTGAAGGCGTTCTTCACCCTGGCGATCCGACCGCAGGTCGACGACCACGAGCTGCAGGAGCACCTGGTTCGCGAGAGCGGCCTGGCCTGGACGATCGTGCGGCCGACGGTGCTGCACGACGACCCGACCGAGGAGCCGGCGTACGTCGGCACCGACGACCACGCCCCCACGATGCGGGTCTCGCGCCGCCAGGTCGCGCGGGTCGAGGCGGACGCGCTCGAGCGCCGCGAGCTGAGGGGTCAGGTGCTGACCGTGACCGCGGCAGCGACTGCCTGA
- a CDS encoding winged helix-turn-helix transcriptional regulator codes for MTGYGQFCPIAKTMEVLDERWTVLIIRELLAGSHHFNELRRGVPKMSPALLSKRLRSLQRAGIVMRLGDGNRVRYELTPGGKELGPVVMALGEWGIRWRTQLGDEDLDPHLLMWDVHRSLDLDAMPDGRTVLRFLFPDVERTTREWWIVVQGTDVDLCDFDPGHDVSVSAESSLRTMVDIWRGELAWQPALRSGDLTLQGPQAVRRALPHWLKLSAFAHVPRREPEPVG; via the coding sequence ATGACGGGATACGGACAGTTCTGTCCCATCGCCAAGACGATGGAGGTCCTCGACGAGCGGTGGACGGTGCTCATCATCCGGGAGCTGCTGGCGGGGAGCCACCACTTCAACGAGCTGCGGCGCGGCGTACCCAAGATGTCGCCGGCGCTGTTGTCGAAACGGCTGCGCAGCCTGCAGCGCGCGGGGATCGTGATGCGGCTGGGCGATGGCAACCGGGTCCGCTACGAGCTGACGCCCGGCGGCAAGGAGCTCGGGCCGGTGGTGATGGCGCTCGGCGAGTGGGGGATCCGGTGGCGGACCCAGCTCGGTGACGAGGACCTCGACCCGCACCTGCTGATGTGGGACGTGCACCGCAGCCTCGACCTGGACGCCATGCCGGACGGCCGGACGGTGCTGCGCTTCCTCTTCCCCGACGTGGAGCGGACCACCCGCGAGTGGTGGATCGTCGTGCAGGGCACCGACGTCGACCTGTGCGACTTCGACCCGGGCCACGACGTGTCGGTGTCGGCGGAGTCGTCGCTACGGACCATGGTCGACATCTGGCGCGGCGAGCTGGCGTGGCAGCCGGCGCTGCGGTCCGGCGACCTGACGCTCCAGGGCCCCCAGGCCGTACGCCGGGCGCTGCCCCACTGGCTGAAGCTCTCGGCCTTCGCCCACGTCCCACGGCGGGAGCCCGAGCCCGTCGGCTGA
- a CDS encoding VOC family protein, whose protein sequence is MTSRFTELAIDCAEPHALARFWCAVLDYQVQDDGDDDGDVVTIGPAADGGEQVPGPVPPTLTFARVPEGKAAKNRLHLDLSPSDVDQDDEVRRVLALGARHADVGQTGDESWVCLADPEGNEFCVLAGRRP, encoded by the coding sequence ATGACCAGCAGGTTCACCGAGCTCGCGATCGACTGCGCCGAGCCCCACGCCCTGGCGCGGTTCTGGTGCGCCGTCCTCGACTACCAGGTGCAGGACGACGGCGATGACGACGGCGACGTCGTCACCATCGGCCCGGCCGCCGACGGCGGCGAGCAGGTCCCCGGGCCCGTGCCTCCGACGCTCACGTTCGCCCGGGTGCCGGAGGGCAAGGCCGCCAAGAACCGGCTCCACCTCGACCTCAGCCCCAGCGACGTCGACCAGGACGACGAGGTACGACGCGTGCTCGCGCTGGGTGCCCGGCACGCGGACGTCGGTCAGACCGGTGACGAGAGCTGGGTCTGCCTCGCCGACCCGGAGGGCAACGAGTTCTGCGTGCTGGCGGGTCGTCGCCCCTGA
- a CDS encoding AraC family transcriptional regulator, which produces MERDLLSETLTDFGMTGVFYAASELAAPWGIALPPMPGTIVFHLVTDGELVLDVDGETTRMTAGDIVLVPHGTGHAITDAPGSRTTPLFDLPRDEVGERYERLRIPGPGPRTELVCGAVSFTGVGVARLLRSLPAVLPAGRGEDAAWMRAAFEVIGAESRQSRPGSDVVTARLADILVVQVVRSWLESATPDRGWLAGLRDPLLGRALAAFHAEPGAPWTLASLAGEAGMSRSAFAARFSDRLGEPPMAYVTAWRMDLAARLVREEALPLARVAERVGYQSEAAFNRAFRRAHGVTPGAFARRGPAFLDLVPGPAAL; this is translated from the coding sequence GTGGAACGCGACCTGCTGAGCGAGACGCTGACCGACTTCGGCATGACCGGCGTCTTCTACGCCGCCTCCGAGCTGGCGGCGCCCTGGGGGATCGCGCTCCCGCCGATGCCGGGCACGATCGTCTTCCACCTCGTGACCGACGGCGAGCTCGTCCTGGACGTCGACGGCGAGACGACGCGGATGACCGCCGGCGACATCGTCCTGGTCCCGCACGGCACCGGGCACGCCATCACGGATGCGCCCGGAAGTCGGACCACACCGCTCTTCGACCTGCCGCGGGACGAGGTCGGCGAGCGCTACGAGCGGCTCCGGATCCCCGGGCCGGGACCGCGCACCGAGCTGGTGTGCGGGGCGGTCAGCTTCACGGGGGTCGGGGTCGCCCGCCTGCTGCGCAGCCTGCCGGCCGTGCTCCCGGCCGGGCGGGGGGAGGACGCGGCCTGGATGCGCGCCGCCTTCGAGGTGATCGGGGCGGAGTCACGGCAGTCGCGACCCGGCAGCGACGTGGTGACGGCGCGCCTCGCCGACATCCTCGTGGTCCAGGTGGTGCGCTCGTGGTTGGAGTCGGCTACGCCCGACCGCGGCTGGCTCGCAGGCCTCCGCGACCCCTTGCTCGGCCGGGCGCTCGCGGCGTTCCACGCCGAACCCGGCGCCCCCTGGACGCTCGCCTCGCTGGCCGGCGAGGCCGGGATGTCCCGGTCGGCGTTCGCCGCCCGGTTCAGCGACCGGCTCGGCGAGCCGCCGATGGCCTACGTGACGGCCTGGCGGATGGACCTCGCGGCCCGGCTCGTCCGGGAGGAGGCACTGCCGCTCGCGCGGGTCGCCGAGCGGGTCGGCTACCAGTCGGAGGCCGCCTTCAACCGTGCCTTCCGACGGGCCCACGGCGTGACCCCGGGCGCCTTCGCCCGCCGTGGGCCGGCGTTTCTCGACCTGGTGCCAGGTCCTGCCGCGCTCTGA